The following are encoded in a window of Ignavibacteriales bacterium genomic DNA:
- a CDS encoding RidA family protein translates to MNKTNFYFLFFLLAITLAAQTKTESPIKIITTPEAPAAIGPYSQAISVGNLVFCSGQIALDPATMQIVGKDIETQTKQVFKNIRAVLKAENLTLSNVVKCTVFMKDLNDFAKMNTLYAEEFGTHKPARSTMQVARLPKDVLIEIECIAVK, encoded by the coding sequence ATGAATAAGACTAATTTTTACTTTCTTTTCTTCCTTCTCGCAATCACACTCGCCGCACAAACCAAAACCGAATCGCCAATCAAGATTATAACTACACCGGAAGCACCCGCCGCTATCGGTCCTTACTCTCAAGCAATATCTGTAGGCAACTTAGTTTTCTGTTCGGGACAAATTGCTCTCGATCCCGCTACAATGCAAATAGTTGGTAAAGATATAGAAACACAGACAAAGCAAGTTTTTAAAAACATCCGCGCTGTGTTGAAAGCTGAAAACCTAACTCTAAGCAATGTTGTTAAGTGTACAGTTTTTATGAAAGACCTTAACGACTTTGCAAAGATGAACACTCTATATGCAGAGGAGTTTGGAACTCACAAACCCGCACGTTCTACTATGCAAGTTGCTCGTCTCCCTAAAGATGTACTGATTGAAATTGAGTGCATTGCAGTGAAATGA
- a CDS encoding SDR family NAD(P)-dependent oxidoreductase, whose product MTLKEKYGSWALVTGASSGIGEEFARRLASENLNLILAARRIERLEKLSKELIEKHNIKVVIAPVDLSKKKFMDELKEYVGKREVGLLVNNAGFGYNGEFVEADPEIFRKMIKVNCIASTEIAHYFGAQMAKRKKGAIIFLGSLVGYNPTPLTTVYSATKAFNLFMGEALWYELKKNNVDVLALNPGGTATEFQQVAGTSAGPVARSVEEVVNTAMKKLGKRPSVVDGFFNKVLTVIPRFITRRLTLMLAGYMRKKLYSASSINPK is encoded by the coding sequence ATGACACTTAAAGAAAAATACGGCAGCTGGGCATTAGTTACCGGTGCATCATCGGGAATCGGGGAAGAGTTTGCAAGACGGCTTGCATCAGAAAATCTAAATTTAATTTTAGCCGCACGCAGAATAGAAAGATTAGAAAAACTTTCTAAAGAGTTGATTGAAAAACATAATATCAAAGTTGTAATAGCTCCCGTTGATCTTTCAAAAAAGAAGTTTATGGATGAGCTGAAAGAGTATGTCGGCAAAAGGGAAGTCGGGCTTCTTGTAAACAATGCCGGTTTCGGTTACAACGGAGAATTTGTTGAAGCTGATCCGGAAATATTTAGAAAGATGATAAAAGTAAACTGCATTGCATCAACCGAAATAGCGCATTATTTCGGAGCGCAAATGGCTAAGAGAAAAAAAGGCGCAATAATATTTTTAGGAAGTCTCGTCGGTTATAATCCAACACCATTAACAACAGTTTACTCTGCTACTAAAGCATTCAATCTTTTTATGGGTGAAGCGCTCTGGTATGAATTGAAAAAAAATAATGTTGATGTTCTCGCTCTTAATCCCGGTGGAACTGCTACTGAGTTTCAGCAAGTTGCCGGAACTTCTGCAGGTCCTGTTGCAAGAAGTGTTGAAGAAGTTGTGAACACTGCGATGAAAAAACTTGGCAAGAGACCGAGCGTTGTGGACGGATTTTTCAATAAAGTTCTTACAGTTATACCTAGGTTTATTACAAGAAGATTAACATTGATGCTCGCCGGATATATGAGGAAGAAATTATACTCAGCCTCATCAATTAATCCCAAATGA
- a CDS encoding ABC transporter ATP-binding protein, with protein sequence MLELKNLEKKFGNFVAVNKINLKINKGELFGFLGPNGAGKTTTIKMIVGLLSPTSGNIFLDSTDVWQKPIEVKMKIGYIPDQPFVYDKLTGREYLYFCGGLYNLTKDVLKTKIDEQIESLKIGSWIDKRTEEYSQGMRQRIVIASAFLHNPDFIIVDEPMIGLDPQSAFLVKRLFEEKSRNGITIFMSTHSLNVVEEICTHVSIINKGDIIFSDTIDKLHNLKKGKDDNLEELFIQLTNEE encoded by the coding sequence ATGTTAGAATTAAAAAATCTTGAAAAGAAATTCGGCAATTTTGTAGCTGTTAATAAGATTAACTTAAAAATAAACAAAGGTGAGTTATTCGGATTTCTTGGACCGAACGGCGCAGGCAAAACTACTACAATAAAAATGATTGTAGGATTACTATCTCCAACTTCCGGAAATATTTTTTTAGACAGCACAGACGTTTGGCAAAAACCGATTGAAGTGAAAATGAAAATCGGTTATATACCCGATCAACCGTTTGTCTATGATAAACTTACCGGGCGCGAGTATCTCTACTTCTGCGGAGGTTTATATAATCTTACGAAAGATGTTTTAAAAACAAAGATTGATGAACAAATAGAATCGCTTAAGATTGGTAGTTGGATAGACAAGCGAACGGAAGAATACTCGCAAGGAATGCGGCAGAGAATTGTTATTGCTTCTGCTTTTCTGCACAATCCGGATTTTATCATCGTTGATGAACCGATGATCGGGTTAGACCCGCAAAGCGCTTTTCTTGTTAAAAGATTATTTGAAGAGAAATCAAGAAACGGTATTACAATTTTTATGTCCACTCACAGTTTAAATGTTGTTGAAGAGATCTGCACTCATGTTAGTATCATAAATAAGGGAGATATAATTTTCAGCGACACGATAGATAAACTACATAATTTGAAAAAGGGAAAAGATGATAATCTTGAAGAACTATTTATTCAGTTGACAAATGAAGAATGA
- a CDS encoding AAA family ATPase has protein sequence MFDDELNTLQAEAYDHLWNGRFRLALTTAEKVYLARPDDSEATICLAWALLENGNPTKAMEYANLAVELKNDSVKARVYRAYLLYRMSIFEGAIADIDHSIEEQKEILAWTYLNKAKSFAGLCKFGEAKKTLDLALVIDNGQNPNWKELNNWILKAQEILKSKTQINSKNIERILHDANKALKAKEYWFSLITSRKILEKNKNDEAELIELESMLYLFQIKPALKKANLLESKFKKNDRFLIIYNALKKYDHMELENEVSRVVEKRKTIEHSRNEIKKTTTSLPASNYRTDSVLYPDDNIEIISIKVFDVDEEKKHGHRIYCKSFSRSILKIAAEVIFNNPFYVDADKLFNCSAVWYLNDFEIGRNNFQLNVKKEWDSAIFIQVWGSEDQGLWKNGQAKVEIYINNFKVCTKNFYIAGETVVEDEKAISQPLKQEKKKDEDHIQPVKEQRSVKPLNELIANLDSFTGLSSIKESVKSFISYLEFLKERKRLGLKAEDKIAINAVFLGNPGTGKTTIARLLGDIFYAMGILPSGHIIEVDRSGLVGQYIGETAQKTEKIINDSMGGVLFIDEAYTLVKKGGAQDFGQEAIDILLKRMEDRKGEFVVIVAGYPEEMESFLNSNPGLKSRFAQTFVFEDYSPDELITILRQLLHNEDYIITAEAEELLKKEFIALYRKRDKTFGNVRLVKRLFDESKLNLSKFYLQLPEEKRSKEILTTITGEVINATLKKSLSKEIKIPINEEALSDALKELENLVGLTSLKKEVEDMVKLARYFSEQGEDIRKTLNEHLLFLGNPGTGKTTVARIFGRIYSALGILPKGHLVETDRQGLVAGYVGQTAEKTTSLIDKALGGMLFIDEAYALAKKNDSGNDFGKEAIDILLKRMEDDRGKFAVIAAGYTDEMNSFIASNPGIKSRFSKSFTFEDYSPAELMEIVRRSFEREKKKFTKDAEDKLQKYFEEIYKNRDKKFGNARIVRNILESVKQKMLLRISGLPVVERTEVIMNTCELSDINEVLNRDIEAKQFEVKGDPLRLQENIDELNQLIGLVNVKQDIYKLISFSKISQLKKERGLQSVDRNLHSIFIGNPGTGKSTIVKILSKIYKELGILSKGNIIEIDRSDLVAGYQGQTAINTEKIISQAIGGILFIKDVHTFFSNDDTYGHEAIETILKRAEEYKGKLVVILTGIKSKMNLLMKTNKEIAKHFPNIFYFEDYSPRQLLAICSSLAEKNGYILDEGALQELLDIFSSLVEKENNGFQNGITARNILYSAITNQEERIFNIYDQKDVDLITITLEDVQKIKI, from the coding sequence TTGTTTGATGATGAATTAAATACGTTACAAGCTGAAGCTTACGATCACTTATGGAACGGTAGATTCCGCCTAGCATTAACAACTGCAGAGAAAGTATATCTTGCCCGCCCCGATGATAGCGAAGCAACTATTTGTCTTGCATGGGCTCTACTCGAAAACGGCAATCCAACTAAAGCAATGGAATATGCTAATCTTGCTGTTGAGTTGAAAAACGATTCAGTTAAAGCAAGAGTTTATAGAGCTTACCTTCTTTATCGAATGAGCATTTTTGAAGGTGCTATTGCTGATATTGATCATTCGATTGAAGAACAGAAAGAAATTTTAGCATGGACTTATCTTAATAAAGCAAAATCATTTGCCGGATTGTGCAAATTTGGTGAAGCAAAAAAAACACTTGATCTTGCTTTAGTAATTGATAACGGTCAAAATCCTAATTGGAAAGAATTAAACAATTGGATTTTGAAAGCTCAAGAAATTCTGAAGAGTAAAACACAAATAAATTCAAAAAATATTGAACGAATATTACACGATGCTAATAAAGCGCTAAAAGCTAAAGAGTATTGGTTCTCACTTATTACTTCAAGAAAAATCCTTGAAAAAAATAAAAACGATGAAGCTGAATTAATCGAACTAGAATCTATGCTCTATCTTTTCCAGATTAAACCGGCATTAAAAAAAGCAAACCTACTGGAAAGTAAATTTAAAAAGAACGATCGTTTTTTGATTATATACAATGCTCTTAAAAAGTACGATCATATGGAATTGGAGAATGAAGTTAGCAGAGTTGTTGAAAAAAGAAAAACAATTGAACATAGCAGAAATGAAATAAAAAAGACTACAACTTCTTTACCAGCATCAAACTACAGAACTGATTCAGTACTTTACCCGGATGATAACATCGAAATTATTTCAATCAAGGTTTTTGATGTTGATGAAGAGAAAAAACACGGCCACAGAATTTATTGCAAAAGTTTTTCCCGTTCTATTTTGAAAATCGCTGCAGAAGTAATTTTTAATAACCCGTTCTATGTTGATGCAGATAAATTATTCAACTGTTCTGCTGTCTGGTATTTAAATGATTTCGAAATAGGAAGAAATAATTTTCAACTTAATGTTAAGAAAGAATGGGATTCTGCAATCTTTATTCAAGTATGGGGATCAGAAGATCAAGGGTTATGGAAAAACGGGCAAGCTAAAGTTGAGATCTACATTAATAATTTTAAAGTGTGTACTAAGAATTTTTATATAGCTGGTGAAACTGTTGTAGAAGATGAAAAAGCTATCTCGCAACCATTGAAACAAGAAAAGAAAAAAGATGAAGATCATATTCAGCCGGTTAAAGAACAGCGTTCTGTAAAACCTCTAAATGAATTGATCGCAAATCTCGATTCATTCACCGGGCTTTCATCAATTAAAGAATCCGTTAAAAGTTTTATATCATATCTCGAATTTTTGAAAGAACGAAAACGATTAGGACTTAAAGCCGAAGATAAAATAGCAATCAATGCTGTGTTCCTCGGTAACCCGGGAACCGGCAAAACTACTATTGCCCGTCTATTAGGTGATATTTTTTACGCGATGGGTATTTTACCAAGCGGACATATAATTGAAGTTGACCGCTCAGGTCTTGTCGGGCAGTATATCGGTGAAACTGCTCAGAAAACAGAAAAAATAATCAACGATTCGATGGGCGGAGTATTATTTATTGATGAAGCTTATACTCTTGTAAAAAAAGGCGGTGCTCAGGATTTTGGTCAAGAAGCAATTGATATTCTTCTCAAGCGCATGGAAGATCGAAAAGGTGAATTTGTTGTTATAGTTGCCGGATATCCCGAAGAGATGGAATCCTTCTTAAATTCAAACCCGGGACTTAAATCACGTTTTGCACAAACTTTTGTTTTTGAAGATTACTCACCCGACGAACTTATTACAATATTAAGACAGCTTCTTCACAATGAAGATTATATCATAACTGCCGAGGCTGAAGAACTTCTTAAAAAAGAATTTATTGCACTCTACCGCAAGAGGGATAAAACTTTCGGCAATGTTAGATTGGTAAAAAGATTATTTGATGAATCTAAGCTCAACTTAAGTAAATTTTATCTACAACTGCCTGAAGAAAAACGTTCTAAAGAAATTCTAACTACAATTACCGGAGAAGTAATTAATGCTACACTTAAAAAATCTCTGTCAAAAGAAATTAAGATTCCGATCAACGAAGAAGCGCTAAGTGATGCATTAAAAGAATTGGAAAATTTGGTTGGTTTAACCTCCCTTAAAAAAGAAGTTGAAGATATGGTTAAACTTGCCCGTTATTTCAGCGAGCAGGGCGAAGATATTCGAAAGACATTGAATGAACATTTATTATTCTTAGGAAATCCCGGCACTGGTAAAACTACTGTTGCAAGAATATTCGGTCGTATCTACTCAGCACTTGGAATTTTACCTAAAGGACACCTCGTTGAAACCGACCGGCAAGGATTAGTAGCCGGTTATGTTGGACAGACAGCAGAAAAAACAACTAGCCTAATTGATAAAGCGCTTGGCGGAATGTTATTTATAGATGAGGCTTATGCTCTGGCTAAAAAGAATGATAGTGGAAATGATTTTGGAAAAGAAGCTATTGATATTCTGCTTAAACGAATGGAAGACGACCGTGGTAAATTTGCAGTAATTGCCGCCGGCTATACTGATGAAATGAATAGTTTTATTGCAAGTAATCCAGGGATTAAATCAAGATTCAGCAAATCATTTACTTTCGAAGATTACTCCCCCGCCGAATTAATGGAGATTGTCCGCAGAAGTTTTGAGCGTGAAAAGAAAAAATTTACTAAAGATGCGGAAGATAAACTTCAAAAATATTTTGAAGAAATATATAAGAACCGTGATAAAAAATTCGGTAATGCGAGAATAGTTAGAAATATTTTAGAATCAGTTAAACAAAAAATGCTTCTGCGAATTTCCGGACTTCCTGTTGTTGAAAGAACCGAAGTAATAATGAATACTTGCGAACTTAGCGATATCAATGAAGTGCTTAACCGTGATATTGAAGCAAAGCAGTTCGAAGTGAAAGGCGATCCTCTTAGACTTCAAGAAAATATTGATGAACTAAATCAACTTATCGGACTTGTAAATGTTAAACAAGATATTTATAAACTGATCAGTTTTTCTAAAATATCTCAATTAAAAAAAGAGCGCGGACTTCAATCAGTTGATCGAAATCTGCACTCAATATTTATTGGTAATCCCGGTACGGGAAAATCTACTATAGTTAAAATATTAAGTAAGATTTATAAAGAACTTGGAATACTTTCCAAAGGTAACATCATTGAAATAGACCGTTCCGATCTTGTTGCCGGTTATCAAGGACAGACAGCTATCAACACAGAAAAGATAATTTCTCAAGCAATCGGCGGAATTCTTTTCATCAAAGATGTTCATACTTTTTTCTCGAATGATGATACATACGGGCATGAAGCAATTGAAACAATTCTTAAGAGAGCGGAAGAATACAAAGGCAAACTTGTTGTTATTCTTACCGGAATTAAGAGCAAGATGAATTTATTGATGAAGACGAATAAAGAAATTGCCAAGCATTTCCCAAACATATTTTATTTTGAAGATTATTCTCCGCGTCAGCTTCTTGCAATCTGTTCTTCATTAGCAGAGAAAAACGGTTACATACTTGATGAAGGCGCTCTACAGGAATTGCTGGATATCTTTTCTTCTCTTGTAGAAAAAGAAAACAACGGATTTCAAAACGGTATAACTGCAAGAAATATTCTTTACTCTGCTATTACTAATCAAGAAGAAAGGATTTTCAACATTTACGACCAGAAAGATGTTGATCTCATTACAATCACATTGGAAGACGTTCAAAAAATTAAAATTTAA
- a CDS encoding DUF2807 domain-containing protein, with the protein MKTKITLIISLVAFIVSGCGFWGVRGNGRVKDQSRAIMEFDKIDAGGAFTLKIKVGPSPSLKITAEENLINYIRTNVKGNTLVIDTKKNISPRKEIYIEITTPSLRAIDASGANNITVYGIAGSDFEVDVSGAGNVDLSGEVDRFRADLSGAGSINARELKAKDVRVSVSGAASADVYAKDYLDASVSGVGSISYYGDPAKIRTDVSGVGSITRK; encoded by the coding sequence ATGAAAACAAAAATAACGCTTATAATTTCATTGGTTGCATTTATTGTAAGCGGCTGCGGTTTTTGGGGTGTTAGAGGAAATGGACGAGTAAAGGATCAGTCACGTGCGATTATGGAATTTGATAAGATTGATGCAGGAGGCGCATTTACATTAAAAATTAAAGTAGGTCCATCACCTTCGTTAAAAATAACTGCCGAAGAAAATTTAATTAATTATATCCGGACTAATGTAAAAGGGAATACTCTAGTAATTGATACTAAGAAAAATATTTCTCCGCGTAAAGAAATTTATATTGAAATCACTACACCATCTTTAAGAGCTATTGATGCATCTGGTGCAAACAATATTACAGTTTACGGAATCGCTGGTTCTGATTTCGAAGTTGATGTAAGCGGTGCTGGAAATGTAGATCTAAGCGGGGAAGTAGATCGGTTTAGAGCTGATCTTTCCGGTGCGGGAAGTATTAATGCAAGAGAATTAAAAGCCAAAGATGTTAGAGTTTCTGTAAGCGGAGCGGCTAGCGCTGATGTTTATGCAAAAGATTATCTTGATGCTTCGGTTTCTGGAGTTGGTTCTATTAGTTACTACGGCGATCCGGCTAAAATCAGAACTGATGTTTCAGGAGTTGGTTCTATTACAAGAAAATAA
- the purE gene encoding 5-(carboxyamino)imidazole ribonucleotide mutase: MNKVQVAILMGSDSDYPVMQKSEEVLKEFNISYVTRVLSAHRTPKQTIQFISSAEKRGAKVFIAGAGGAAHLAGVVASYTVKPVIGVPIMSKSMNGLDSLLSIVQMPPGVPVATVAIDGSKNAALLAIQILAISNKDISKRFSVYKKKLEKEVLKKNKLLNR; encoded by the coding sequence ATGAATAAAGTACAAGTCGCAATATTGATGGGAAGTGATTCAGATTATCCGGTTATGCAAAAATCTGAGGAAGTTCTTAAAGAATTTAATATTAGTTATGTAACCAGAGTATTATCAGCACATAGAACACCTAAGCAAACAATTCAATTCATTTCTTCTGCTGAAAAGAGAGGTGCTAAAGTTTTTATAGCGGGTGCGGGCGGAGCGGCACATTTGGCAGGTGTTGTAGCTTCTTACACAGTGAAACCTGTAATTGGTGTACCGATAATGAGTAAATCAATGAACGGATTGGATTCATTACTATCGATCGTACAAATGCCTCCCGGAGTTCCGGTTGCTACTGTGGCAATAGATGGATCTAAGAATGCGGCTTTACTTGCAATCCAAATTCTTGCTATATCCAATAAAGATATCTCGAAAAGATTTTCCGTTTATAAAAAGAAGTTGGAAAAAGAAGTCCTAAAAAAAAATAAGTTGCTTAATAGATAA
- a CDS encoding cation diffusion facilitator family transporter, protein MDTSTNMLSDKQRAAWLSLIVGVGMFASKISAYLLTGSSAIFSDAAESVVHVVATTMALYSIYLSSKPADESHLYGHGNVEFFSAGIEGLLIIIAAFTIIYFAVEDLIHGVTTKSLDIGTIIIAFAGIVNLFLGLYLVKKGKATNSLTLIADGKHVLTDSYTSIGVVIGLILVLVTGFLLLDPLIAILVALNILVTGYKLIRESIGGLMNETDKQMLEVISEKLRNIRKDFWIDIHHLRFWKSGDMVVIDFHFLLPYYFTIKESHLEENYIEKKLLEVFPNCSVRIHMDYCNDKVCKFCNYQKCDVRKEEKSIDYNWSTSLMIGDPVYIAHGKMLAKS, encoded by the coding sequence ATGGATACCTCAACAAATATGTTATCGGATAAACAGCGAGCAGCCTGGCTTTCATTAATTGTGGGAGTGGGAATGTTCGCTTCTAAAATCTCTGCTTATCTTTTAACCGGTTCTAGTGCGATTTTCTCAGATGCAGCAGAATCGGTTGTTCATGTTGTGGCTACAACAATGGCTCTTTATAGTATTTATTTAAGCTCAAAGCCAGCAGATGAATCACATCTTTACGGACACGGTAATGTTGAATTTTTCTCAGCCGGAATTGAGGGACTTTTAATTATCATAGCAGCTTTTACAATTATCTATTTTGCTGTAGAGGATTTGATCCATGGCGTAACGACAAAAAGTCTCGACATAGGTACAATAATTATTGCTTTTGCCGGAATAGTCAATCTTTTTTTAGGTCTTTATCTTGTTAAAAAAGGTAAAGCCACAAATTCACTAACACTTATTGCAGATGGAAAACATGTTCTAACCGACTCCTACACAAGTATAGGAGTTGTTATTGGTTTAATATTGGTTTTGGTAACCGGGTTTCTTTTACTGGATCCATTGATTGCAATTCTTGTAGCTCTAAATATTTTAGTTACTGGATATAAATTAATTCGAGAGTCCATTGGCGGATTAATGAATGAAACTGATAAACAAATGCTGGAAGTAATTAGCGAAAAACTAAGAAACATTCGTAAAGATTTTTGGATTGATATTCATCATTTAAGGTTTTGGAAATCCGGAGATATGGTAGTTATTGATTTTCATTTTTTATTACCCTACTACTTTACAATTAAGGAATCACATTTAGAAGAAAATTACATAGAAAAGAAATTGTTAGAAGTATTTCCTAACTGCAGTGTAAGGATACATATGGATTATTGTAACGATAAAGTATGTAAGTTTTGTAATTACCAAAAATGCGATGTAAGGAAAGAAGAAAAGTCTATTGATTATAATTGGAGTACTTCTTTAATGATCGGCGACCCCGTATATATTGCTCACGGAAAAATGCTTGCTAAATCTTAA
- a CDS encoding NAD(P)H-dependent oxidoreductase subunit E — MNKHFINEEANIEVSDLFRKNIIRVCRGTICHIKNSANILKTLENELNKRAGETNEDNNFEIEIVSCINACSISPVISINDDFYGRITINEIPKILDKYKKEEIVNYSIEQNVSV; from the coding sequence ATGAACAAACATTTTATTAATGAAGAAGCAAACATAGAGGTAAGTGATCTATTCAGAAAAAATATAATAAGAGTTTGCCGCGGTACAATTTGCCACATTAAAAATTCTGCTAATATTCTTAAAACACTTGAAAACGAATTGAATAAAAGAGCAGGTGAAACAAACGAAGATAATAATTTTGAAATCGAAATTGTTTCTTGCATTAATGCATGCAGTATATCACCGGTTATAAGTATTAATGATGATTTTTACGGAAGAATAACTATAAATGAAATACCAAAAATATTAGATAAATATAAGAAAGAAGAAATAGTTAATTACAGTATTGAACAAAATGTGAGTGTTTAA
- the ispE gene encoding 4-(cytidine 5'-diphospho)-2-C-methyl-D-erythritol kinase produces MKYIEIKAPAKINIGLNILEKRKDDFHNLSTLFYPIVDLYDLLTFKMSDKFVFNCNTNTVPNNDSNLVVKAKNLLEKISGKKINVKINLEKNIPFQAGLGGGSSDAAATLISLNEMFQLELDYKKLNELALELGSDVPFFIKSKPAIGTSRGEILEYVDLEITEPILIVYPRINISTKEAFQNISANNSNIDFQSVIQKEKLNYDLVRSRVKNDFEEFVFGKYPEIEKIKIQLYKDRALFALMSGSGSSVYGIFKDIESANVAKNNLPNNYFNFLSIPNC; encoded by the coding sequence ATGAAGTATATAGAAATTAAAGCGCCGGCGAAAATAAATATCGGTTTGAATATTCTGGAAAAAAGAAAAGATGATTTCCATAATCTTTCCACTCTTTTCTACCCTATTGTTGATCTTTATGATCTATTAACATTTAAAATGTCTGATAAATTCGTTTTTAATTGTAACACAAATACTGTTCCTAACAATGATTCTAATCTTGTTGTAAAAGCAAAGAATCTTTTAGAAAAAATATCCGGAAAGAAAATAAATGTTAAAATAAATTTAGAGAAGAATATTCCGTTTCAAGCCGGACTTGGCGGCGGAAGTTCAGATGCAGCAGCAACTTTGATTTCTCTAAATGAAATGTTCCAACTGGAATTAGATTATAAAAAATTAAATGAATTAGCTTTAGAGCTTGGCTCTGATGTTCCATTTTTTATTAAATCTAAACCGGCTATCGGAACTTCCCGCGGTGAAATATTAGAGTATGTTGATCTTGAAATAACTGAACCAATACTAATTGTTTATCCAAGGATTAATATTTCCACTAAAGAAGCATTCCAAAATATTTCCGCTAACAATTCAAATATTGATTTCCAATCGGTAATACAAAAAGAAAAATTAAACTATGATTTAGTTAGATCGAGAGTTAAAAATGATTTTGAGGAATTTGTTTTTGGAAAATATCCGGAAATTGAAAAGATAAAAATACAGTTATATAAAGACAGGGCTCTATTTGCTTTGATGTCCGGAAGCGGTTCTTCTGTTTATGGTATTTTTAAAGATATTGAATCAGCAAACGTTGCAAAAAATAATTTACCTAACAATTATTTTAACTTTTTAAGTATTCCTAATTGTTAA
- a CDS encoding homocysteine S-methyltransferase family protein → MDKSRIDIIKKQKSINRSLILDGANGSLLKQATKFEDNILWSSILNITNPQKVIALHKEYIVSGADIITTNTFRTNPTAYRHSNINLSNEEFVRRSVQLATDARNGKEIIIAGSNPPAEDCYQIERTITKYDFEYNHKKHIELLWENGVDVIWNETQSQWDEIEIISKFCSSNSIPFVLNFFFTSEFNLLSGEPLTEAINMVEDYSPVSIGFNCIKPELFFKYSENNVFPKSWGFYLNCGAGSVEDKNISCGIEPKDYIKVIKPFLDSNPLFVGTCCGSNTNHTKAIKEYFNEVYRN, encoded by the coding sequence GTGGATAAGTCCAGAATTGATATTATTAAAAAACAGAAATCAATTAACCGCTCACTTATTCTGGACGGTGCCAATGGAAGTTTGCTAAAGCAAGCCACAAAATTCGAAGATAATATTCTTTGGTCATCAATTCTTAACATCACAAATCCGCAAAAAGTAATTGCTCTACACAAAGAGTATATAGTTTCCGGTGCGGATATAATAACTACTAACACTTTTAGAACAAATCCTACTGCGTATAGACATTCGAATATTAATTTATCGAATGAAGAATTCGTCCGTAGAAGTGTTCAACTAGCAACAGATGCGCGCAACGGGAAGGAAATTATTATTGCAGGTTCAAATCCACCGGCGGAAGATTGCTATCAAATCGAGCGGACAATTACAAAGTATGATTTTGAGTACAATCATAAAAAACATATCGAACTTTTATGGGAAAACGGAGTTGATGTTATTTGGAATGAAACTCAGAGTCAATGGGATGAGATTGAGATCATTTCAAAATTTTGTTCATCCAATTCCATTCCTTTCGTATTGAATTTCTTTTTTACTTCTGAATTTAATCTTTTGAGCGGTGAACCTTTAACTGAAGCGATAAATATGGTGGAAGATTATTCACCTGTTAGTATTGGATTCAACTGTATCAAGCCTGAACTATTCTTCAAATATTCGGAGAATAATGTTTTTCCTAAATCATGGGGATTCTATTTGAATTGTGGAGCAGGAAGTGTTGAAGATAAAAATATTTCATGCGGTATCGAACCAAAAGACTATATTAAAGTGATTAAACCCTTTTTGGATTCTAATCCTTTATTCGTCGGAACTTGCTGCGGTTCTAATACGAATCATACAAAAGCAATTAAGGAATATTTCAATGAAGTATATAGAAATTAA